From one Gracilibacillus salinarum genomic stretch:
- a CDS encoding Ig-like domain-containing protein, with protein sequence MKSNKHYRWLIVVIFVVIMSAVTMEAVYAQANVPAFPGAEGGGKFTSGGRGYDVYEVTTTEDYGEGEAAISGSLREAVSQDNRMIVFRVSGTIQLEQPLNIARKNITIAGQTAPGDGITVAGYGTEISNSENIIIRYMRFRPGSTNLHTEFDAFGGRDIKNAMIDHVSASWGIDEAFSFYRNENTTVQWSVISESLLISGHTKGRHGYGGIWGGENATFVNNLLATHISRVPALGNTGNELHPVSHADIVNNVIYNWGFNSTYGGENQQNNIMNNFYKPGPATYDNVSQRIISPGRDGQPGWFYIADNVMAGNKAVTENNMLGVENIKEDVTFGEKPYPVAGHDQLAIRPAETAYQEVLDKAGATLPKRDPVDARVVRDVRNGTGRIINNEWEVGGFPEMKSSEAPVDSDHDGMPDKWEKAKGLNPDDSEDGKAITSSGYSNLELYLNSLADMDHEAANPDGVLASPRAHSVHKAGKDIHFNVNLENKHEIASVEYYRNDEKIGEGTGRSFGFTWEDAPDGTWYVSAKITDKDGNATQTTSAPIYVNTMHQSGEWKSKNVGDVEVKGNASIENGQLTVKGTGRIIEDKDAFQFAYQKLKGDGTLTARISDVTKLNNNAISGLMIRDGLSPAAKTAMISTSVVKADRQDTLFAVHFSSRSEKGGTIIAPGENDRPEENGVPSLLNTTIPYWLKIERVGNSLTGYASEDGEEWIEVGTKEIDMKKKVYIGFAVDGAKNPNDLIHYTTATFSNITLEEE encoded by the coding sequence ATGAAGAGTAATAAGCACTACAGGTGGCTGATCGTCGTAATTTTTGTTGTGATCATGTCCGCTGTGACTATGGAAGCAGTATACGCGCAAGCAAATGTACCTGCTTTTCCAGGAGCGGAAGGCGGTGGTAAATTCACATCTGGTGGTAGAGGATACGATGTATATGAAGTGACGACAACTGAAGATTACGGAGAAGGTGAAGCTGCGATTTCTGGTTCATTGCGGGAAGCTGTCAGTCAGGATAACCGGATGATAGTTTTTCGGGTGTCTGGCACAATTCAACTGGAACAGCCCTTAAATATTGCGAGAAAAAATATAACGATCGCTGGTCAAACAGCTCCTGGCGATGGGATTACAGTGGCAGGTTACGGGACTGAGATTAGTAATTCCGAAAATATAATCATCCGATATATGCGTTTTCGACCTGGAAGCACGAACCTGCATACCGAGTTTGACGCTTTTGGTGGCCGTGATATCAAAAATGCGATGATTGACCATGTGTCTGCCAGCTGGGGAATCGATGAGGCATTTTCTTTTTACCGAAATGAAAATACGACCGTTCAATGGAGTGTGATCAGTGAAAGTTTATTAATCTCAGGTCATACGAAAGGGAGACACGGCTATGGCGGGATTTGGGGTGGAGAAAATGCTACATTCGTAAATAATTTACTTGCCACTCATATTTCCCGTGTGCCGGCCCTAGGTAACACAGGGAATGAATTGCATCCTGTATCACATGCGGATATTGTAAACAATGTCATATACAACTGGGGCTTTAATTCAACCTATGGAGGGGAAAATCAGCAAAACAATATAATGAATAACTTTTATAAACCAGGTCCTGCGACATACGATAATGTCAGTCAGCGTATTATCAGTCCTGGTAGGGATGGACAGCCAGGATGGTTCTATATTGCAGACAATGTAATGGCTGGTAATAAGGCAGTTACCGAAAATAACATGCTAGGTGTCGAAAATATCAAAGAAGATGTTACGTTTGGAGAAAAGCCGTATCCTGTTGCTGGACATGACCAACTGGCTATTCGACCGGCAGAAACAGCTTATCAGGAGGTTCTGGATAAAGCGGGGGCAACATTGCCAAAGCGTGACCCGGTTGACGCGAGGGTTGTTCGTGATGTCAGAAATGGTACAGGACGTATTATTAATAATGAATGGGAAGTCGGTGGTTTTCCTGAGATGAAATCTTCGGAAGCACCAGTCGATTCCGACCATGATGGTATGCCTGATAAGTGGGAGAAAGCCAAGGGATTAAATCCTGATGACAGTGAAGATGGTAAAGCCATCACGTCTTCAGGCTATTCCAATCTTGAACTGTACTTGAATAGTTTAGCAGATATGGACCATGAAGCAGCCAATCCCGATGGTGTACTAGCTTCACCGCGAGCGCATAGTGTTCATAAGGCTGGTAAGGATATTCATTTTAATGTAAATCTAGAAAACAAGCATGAGATTGCTAGTGTTGAATATTATCGCAATGACGAGAAAATAGGGGAAGGTACAGGCAGATCGTTCGGCTTTACTTGGGAAGACGCACCGGATGGCACTTGGTATGTATCAGCCAAAATTACCGATAAGGATGGAAATGCTACACAAACCACTTCTGCTCCAATATACGTGAATACGATGCATCAGTCTGGCGAGTGGAAATCAAAGAATGTCGGTGACGTTGAAGTGAAAGGAAATGCAAGTATAGAAAATGGCCAATTGACGGTTAAAGGTACTGGACGAATAATCGAGGACAAGGATGCCTTCCAGTTCGCTTATCAGAAATTGAAAGGCGACGGCACGCTGACTGCAAGGATTTCCGATGTAACGAAATTAAATAATAATGCGATTTCTGGTTTAATGATTAGAGACGGGCTTTCGCCAGCTGCCAAAACCGCTATGATTAGTACTTCCGTAGTGAAAGCAGACCGACAGGATACGTTATTCGCTGTTCATTTTTCTTCCCGATCTGAGAAAGGTGGAACCATTATTGCACCAGGTGAAAATGATCGACCTGAAGAAAACGGTGTCCCGTCCCTGCTGAATACGACCATTCCCTATTGGCTCAAGATTGAACGAGTGGGAAATAGTTTAACCGGTTATGCATCTGAAGACGGTGAAGAATGGATAGAAGTTGGTACAAAGGAAATTGACATGAAGAAAAAGGTGTATATCGGTTTTGCAGTCGATGGCGCAAAGAATCCGAACGACTTGATTCATTATACGACTGCTACATTTAGTAATATTACGTTAGAAGAGGAATAA
- a CDS encoding helix-turn-helix transcriptional regulator — MAQKVNVSLRNQSFYLDYSGPHKAAKDMQHFHLHQDYEIFYMLEGEKLFLMEGEQFIAEKDQIVFIDKNRLHKTLITDRNYQRIVINFRDSFLLKEDQYLLKALFNKGALLLKVPNASIFRLLLESMVKEYYLDNRDRQRYLQLLLTQFLIESERLLHIQPQPQDKLRPHSQQHDTVDAIITYINEHFAEDITLSVLSEEFFLHEQSISKLFKQTIGYRFTDYLNAVRISNAKQLLMETSIKINQITKKVGYTNHVHFWRIFKKMTGMSPNEFREEHQDKCKRLIEKA, encoded by the coding sequence TTGGCGCAAAAAGTGAACGTATCCTTGAGAAATCAGTCTTTTTATCTGGATTATTCCGGACCGCATAAAGCCGCGAAAGATATGCAGCATTTTCATCTTCACCAGGATTATGAGATTTTCTATATGCTGGAGGGGGAGAAGCTTTTTCTGATGGAAGGTGAACAGTTTATCGCTGAGAAGGATCAGATCGTGTTTATTGATAAAAACAGGTTGCATAAAACATTAATAACCGATCGCAATTATCAGCGGATTGTCATTAATTTTCGGGATAGTTTTCTATTAAAAGAAGATCAGTATTTACTAAAAGCACTGTTTAACAAAGGAGCCTTACTGTTGAAGGTGCCAAATGCGTCTATTTTCCGATTGCTTCTCGAGAGTATGGTGAAGGAGTATTACCTTGATAATCGGGACCGCCAGCGATATTTACAACTTTTACTAACACAATTCTTGATTGAATCCGAGCGTTTACTGCACATTCAACCTCAGCCTCAGGATAAACTGCGTCCTCATTCCCAGCAGCATGACACAGTCGATGCAATCATTACCTACATTAACGAACATTTTGCCGAAGATATTACCTTGTCGGTTCTTTCGGAGGAGTTTTTCCTGCACGAGCAATCGATCAGTAAATTATTTAAACAGACGATTGGATACCGCTTTACCGATTACTTGAATGCAGTAAGAATTTCGAATGCCAAGCAACTATTGATGGAAACCTCGATCAAGATCAATCAGATAACGAAGAAAGTGGGATATACCAACCATGTTCATTTTTGGCGTATTTTTAAAAAGATGACAGGCATGTCACCGAATGAGTTCAGGGAAGAGCATCAGGATAAATGTAAGCGTTTAATAGAGAAGGCATAA
- a CDS encoding glutaminase, which translates to MVQGAMNQNTKLTKDWLQNYVDDWVKFYWKHTKEGELPSYIPILQQANKNHLGISIMGTNGVTIESGDVDIPFTIQSISKVFTFIVACMQRGVSYVLDRVDVEPTGEAFNSIMHLEMKQIKKPFNPFVNAGAITVTSLLTGKTSAEKLEPLLQLLENILGYRPALNIDVFQSEMQTSIRNRAIGYYLVETGYLESDQLELTLETYFKQCSIEISLKDLAHLGMILANDGKDPKTGTELIPKQVARLAKSLMLTCGMYDASGKFAAYVGIPAKSGVSGGIVAIAPPRAREENLPFLEGCGIGVYGPALDKQGNSIAGIKLIRHIAKQWDLSIF; encoded by the coding sequence AACATACAAAAGAAGGAGAACTCCCTTCCTACATACCCATTTTACAGCAGGCAAATAAAAATCACTTAGGCATTTCCATCATGGGAACAAACGGCGTTACCATTGAGTCTGGCGATGTCGATATTCCTTTTACGATACAAAGTATTTCTAAAGTTTTCACCTTTATTGTCGCTTGTATGCAAAGAGGTGTTTCCTATGTACTCGATCGAGTCGACGTAGAGCCGACCGGCGAGGCATTTAATTCGATCATGCATTTAGAAATGAAGCAGATCAAGAAGCCGTTTAATCCATTTGTGAATGCTGGTGCCATTACCGTGACATCCCTATTAACCGGAAAAACATCTGCCGAGAAACTAGAACCTCTTCTTCAACTGCTGGAAAATATTTTAGGTTACCGCCCTGCCTTAAACATAGATGTTTTTCAGTCTGAGATGCAAACTTCGATTCGAAATCGGGCGATTGGCTATTATCTTGTTGAAACGGGCTATCTCGAGTCAGATCAGCTGGAATTGACATTGGAAACATATTTTAAACAATGCTCGATCGAAATCTCGCTGAAAGACTTGGCTCATTTAGGGATGATTTTAGCCAATGACGGAAAGGATCCCAAAACGGGGACAGAACTTATTCCCAAGCAGGTTGCCCGTTTAGCTAAGTCATTGATGCTGACGTGCGGCATGTATGATGCTTCTGGAAAGTTCGCAGCATATGTCGGTATTCCTGCCAAAAGTGGTGTCTCTGGTGGGATTGTTGCCATTGCTCCTCCACGAGCAAGAGAAGAGAACTTGCCTTTTCTTGAAGGGTGTGGCATTGGCGTCTATGGTCCAGCCCTTGATAAACAAGGTAATAGCATCGCAGGAATAAAACTGATTCGTCACATAGCCAAGCAATGGGATTTAAGTATTTTTTAA
- a CDS encoding TM2 domain-containing protein, which yields MRERNIALAYILWFFLGQIGIHRFYTGRIASGITQLLLGIIGWGTTWLFIGWIPLVFLWIWLFIDIFLIPGMCRRPR from the coding sequence ATGAGGGAACGCAATATAGCTCTTGCTTATATACTATGGTTTTTCCTTGGACAAATCGGTATTCACCGTTTTTACACGGGAAGAATTGCAAGTGGAATTACCCAACTTTTATTAGGTATCATTGGTTGGGGAACGACATGGCTCTTTATCGGCTGGATCCCACTCGTTTTCCTTTGGATATGGTTGTTTATCGATATTTTCCTGATACCGGGTATGTGTCGTCGACCGCGTTAA
- a CDS encoding YtoQ family protein, whose protein sequence is MELTVYLAGQIHDDWRLEVEKRAKQKELPLSFVGPQTNHERSDNIGEDILGEQPGNYYKDDAASAINNLRTQVLMQKSDIVIALFGENYKQWNTAMDASTAITMNKPVILIRPESLIHPLKELSNKANVTVETIDQALDVIGYIYDW, encoded by the coding sequence ATGGAATTAACTGTTTATTTAGCTGGTCAGATTCATGATGACTGGCGCCTGGAAGTAGAAAAAAGAGCAAAGCAAAAAGAATTACCATTATCATTTGTCGGCCCACAAACTAACCATGAACGATCCGACAACATTGGCGAAGATATACTGGGAGAGCAGCCTGGCAACTATTATAAAGACGATGCCGCCTCTGCAATCAACAATTTACGTACACAAGTCTTAATGCAGAAATCCGACATCGTCATCGCATTATTCGGTGAAAATTATAAACAATGGAACACAGCGATGGATGCCAGCACAGCAATCACCATGAACAAACCTGTTATTCTAATTCGTCCGGAATCATTGATTCATCCATTAAAAGAATTGTCTAACAAAGCAAATGTCACCGTCGAAACAATTGATCAGGCGCTTGACGTGATCGGCTATATTTATGACTGGTAA